Proteins found in one Paenibacillus sp. FSL R10-2782 genomic segment:
- the spoVAC gene encoding stage V sporulation protein AC, which yields MPAKSGQSGFRTNTPPLSINEKDYQSISKKHEPSRKVFANCVRAFLVGGGICVIGQAIQEAFMAGMHISAKEAAPPTSSMMILLAVILTCFGVYDKFAQWAGAGTAVPITGFANSMCSAALEHRSEGLVLGVGANMFKLAGSVIVFGVVAAFVVGVIYAILGVGGNHL from the coding sequence ATGCCAGCTAAATCAGGGCAAAGCGGTTTTCGTACCAATACGCCGCCGCTGTCCATAAATGAGAAGGACTATCAAAGTATTTCCAAAAAGCACGAACCATCCAGAAAAGTTTTTGCCAACTGTGTGCGGGCTTTTCTGGTTGGAGGCGGCATCTGTGTGATTGGTCAGGCAATTCAGGAAGCCTTCATGGCAGGGATGCACATTTCGGCCAAGGAGGCGGCACCGCCGACCTCATCCATGATGATCCTGCTGGCGGTCATATTGACCTGCTTCGGGGTGTACGACAAGTTTGCCCAATGGGCGGGAGCGGGAACCGCTGTACCGATTACAGGCTTTGCCAACTCGATGTGTTCGGCTGCACTGGAGCATCGTTCTGAGGGGCTGGTGCTCGGTGTAGGCGCGAATATGTTCAAGCTGGCAGGGTCGGTTATCGTATTCGGGGTTGTTGCCGCATTCGTTGTGGGTGTCATCTACGCCATTCTTGGAGTGGGAGGCAACCACCTATGA
- a CDS encoding M42 family metallopeptidase, producing MESKTLELFKNLTEFPSIPGHERELRAWVKERISGYTDEIVQDRLGSLFGVLRGEENGPRIMVAGHLDEVGFIVNGITENGMIRFQPVGGWWSQAIMSQRLQVLTPNGPVIGVVGSVSPHLLDESQRSKPMDIKHMYLDIGVDSRQEAQDLGIVPGTAIAPICDFTPLANPKKIMAKAWDNRYGVGLAIELLEALHKEKDKLPNTLYAGATVQEEVGLRGARTAANLIQPDVFFALDCSAANDMGGDPNAYGHLGKGALLRVFDPGMITHRGIVEYVQDMAETHKIKYQYFISTGGTDAGQVHLSGIGVPSTVIGICGRYIHTSSSIIHTDDYDAAKELIIKLVQNLDRTTLNTIIERA from the coding sequence ATGGAATCAAAAACATTAGAACTGTTTAAAAACTTAACGGAGTTTCCTTCCATTCCCGGACACGAGCGAGAGCTGCGGGCATGGGTTAAAGAACGGATATCCGGTTATACGGACGAAATCGTGCAAGATCGTTTGGGTAGCCTTTTCGGCGTGCTGCGCGGGGAAGAGAACGGGCCACGTATAATGGTAGCAGGCCATCTGGATGAAGTCGGATTTATCGTTAATGGCATTACGGAAAATGGCATGATTCGTTTTCAGCCGGTTGGAGGCTGGTGGAGTCAGGCCATCATGTCACAGCGTCTTCAGGTACTGACTCCGAATGGTCCGGTGATCGGTGTCGTTGGCTCAGTCTCGCCCCATTTGCTGGATGAATCACAACGCAGCAAGCCTATGGACATCAAGCATATGTATCTGGATATCGGCGTGGACAGCCGTCAGGAGGCGCAAGATCTGGGCATCGTGCCGGGAACAGCCATTGCGCCGATTTGTGATTTTACTCCTCTGGCAAATCCGAAAAAAATCATGGCTAAAGCGTGGGATAACCGCTATGGTGTAGGCTTGGCTATTGAGCTGCTTGAAGCGTTACATAAGGAAAAGGACAAGCTGCCTAATACGCTGTATGCTGGGGCTACCGTTCAGGAGGAAGTAGGACTGCGCGGCGCTCGCACGGCAGCCAACCTGATTCAGCCAGACGTTTTCTTTGCACTAGATTGCAGTGCGGCCAACGATATGGGCGGCGATCCGAACGCTTATGGACATTTGGGTAAAGGCGCGCTGCTGCGGGTTTTTGATCCGGGTATGATTACCCATCGCGGGATTGTGGAATACGTGCAGGATATGGCGGAAACGCACAAGATCAAGTATCAGTATTTCATCTCCACAGGTGGAACAGATGCAGGTCAAGTCCATTTGAGCGGAATTGGAGTGCCATCCACCGTCATTGGCATTTGCGGACGATACATCCACACTTCCTCCTCCATTATTCACACTGACGATTACGATGCAGCCAAAGAGCTGATCATCAAGCTGGTGCAAAACTTGGATCGCACGACGCTAAATACGATAATTGAACGAGCTTAA